ATCGAGCGCCGCGGCATCTTCGCGCACCAGGGCCAACAACTCTTCGATCAGGTCGGCGAACGGCACCAGTTCACCGCGCGCCAGATCGAGCAGGCTGGCATCCGAGCCGAACCGCATGGCGCGCCAGCGATTCTCGGCGATCAGCATGCGCGGGTAGCGGCGCCAGGTCTTGTTGTCGCGGCGCAGGCGATAGAGCATGCGCGCCAGCGAGAGGTTGAGCGCGGCGAGCGAGACCGCGTCGTCGAGGTGCGTGCAGCAGTCGAACACGCGCGTCTCGAGCGTGGGATATCGCGCGCTCGGGCGGATGTCCCACCAGATCTTGGTCGAATCCTCGATCAACCCATTGCTCACCAGCGCATCGAGATGGCGGCGGTATTCGCCGTAGCTGTCGAACCGCTCCGGCAGACCGGTGCGCGGCAGCGACGACAGCAACATGAGCCGGAACGACTGCATGCCCATGTCGTCTCCCTCCCAGAACGGCGAGGAACACGACAACGCGAGCAGGTGCGGTATGAAATACGTGAGCTGGTTCATCACGTCGATGCGCAGCTCGTCGTCGTCGAGCCCGACGTGCACGTGCATGCCGCAGATGATCATGCGGCGCGCGCCGCCCTGCACTTCGCGGGCGATGTCGGCGTAACGTTCGTGGTCGGTATGCGGCGGCCGGCTGACGGGGCGCGCGAACGGATGCGTCGACGCGGCGATCGGCGCGATGCCGTATTCGGCGGCCACCTCACAAACCTTGCGGCGCAGCAGCGCCAGCTCGCGCCGCATCGAGCTCACCGAGGCACACACCGAAGTCTTCACTTCGAGTTGCGAGCGCAGGAATTCCGGGCTCACGCGCCCTTCCGTTTCGGTGATGCAACGTTGCAGGAGTTCGGCGGGCGGATCGGAAACGAGGTCGCGCGTGGCGAGGTCCACGAGCAGATATTCTTCTTCTATGCCCAGTGAAAACGGGGGCTCAACGTTCTTGGACGCCGGCATGCGGCCGATTGTAGCCCTACAAGTGACGCCACCGTCACTTCCCGCAGTCGAAAATTTCCTCGATGGCGCAGGGCTCGGCGAGATGAAAACCCTGGATGTAGTCGATGCCGATCTCCTTGAGCGCTTCGAGCACTTCGGCGCTCTCGACCTTTTCGGCGATCGTGGCCACGCGCATGGCGCGGCCGATCTTGGCGATGGCTTCGACCATGCTGCGATCGACCGGATCGCTGGCCACCTGGGCGGCAAAGTGTCCGTCGATCTTGAGAAAGTCCACCGGCAGATTCTTCAGATACACGAACGAGGACACCCCACTGCCGAAGTCGTCGAGCGAGAACCGGCAACCGCGTGCCTTCAATTCGCGCATGAAAAACGTGGCCTTCGAGAGGCTGGCGACTGCGGCCGTCTCGGTGATCTCGAAACACAGAGCTCGCGCAACCTGCTCGTTTCCCAAGCGCGCCATGATGAATTC
This sequence is a window from Pseudomonadota bacterium. Protein-coding genes within it:
- a CDS encoding carboxylate-amine ligase, which codes for MPASKNVEPPFSLGIEEEYLLVDLATRDLVSDPPAELLQRCITETEGRVSPEFLRSQLEVKTSVCASVSSMRRELALLRRKVCEVAAEYGIAPIAASTHPFARPVSRPPHTDHERYADIAREVQGGARRMIICGMHVHVGLDDDELRIDVMNQLTYFIPHLLALSCSSPFWEGDDMGMQSFRLMLLSSLPRTGLPERFDSYGEYRRHLDALVSNGLIEDSTKIWWDIRPSARYPTLETRVFDCCTHLDDAVSLAALNLSLARMLYRLRRDNKTWRRYPRMLIAENRWRAMRFGSDASLLDLARGELVPFADLIEELLALVREDAAALDCLAETEHARVILKRGTSAHQQMDCYQTARSQGATDSEALSAVVGWLATTTSAPPALLKFPTAQSQRA